The Mastomys coucha isolate ucsf_1 unplaced genomic scaffold, UCSF_Mcou_1 pScaffold20, whole genome shotgun sequence nucleotide sequence ACTTtagtttctaatttttaaaaagatttatttatttattatagatagGGTCTTAATGTAGCcgtggctgacctggaatttactgtgtagaccagggtggcctcaaactcagattgtttttgcctcctgagtactaggattaaagatgtgttatACTCACCTCTTAAtcttttttaaacacacacacacacacacacacacacacacgcacgcacacgcacacgcacacgcacacacatgacaAGAGGACAAGACTGGAAGGTTAAAGACAGATTGCGCTATCTATTGCTCCTCAGTTTGTTCTTAGCTCCAtctcagaggagagaggggaagtggaAAAAGTGGAACTGTAAGTTTTGCTTTATTCTATCTTAGAAGATGCTGTATGTGATGCAAAAGCatcacaatacatatatacaaccaAGCTGGCTTCACTTAgatccttgtctctgtctctcaagtgctgagattaaaggctcttaaccacagagGGCCTTAATCTAGTAAAATATTATCATGATTTTACAAAAAGGTCCAGGAATGTACTGTAGGGCTACAGCAAACAAACTGCATCATAACCTCTCAAGTTCTGAATCCAAAAgtcaatatttttatcattatttaattaattaatttatttatttggtttttcgagacagagtttctctgtgtagccctggctgtcctggtactcactctgtagaccaggctggcctcaaactcagaaatccgcctgcctctgcctccccagtgctgggattaaaggcgtgcgccaccaccgcccagcttcattatttattttttattgattatgttatttacatttcaaatgttgtcccccttcccagtacCCCCTACCCTAtcctccatcccctttgcctTTAAGAAGGTACTCTCCTACCTACTCACTCACTCTCAcctcactcctctagcatcccctttctctggggcatcaagcccacaggaccaagtgcctcccctcccactgatgtcagataaggcagtgCTCTGCTAgtgggagccatggacccactcatgtttattctttgattggtggtttagtccctgggagctctgaggggtctgattggttgatactgttcttcctatggggttacaacccccttcagctctttcagtccttcccctaactcttccattggggttcccaggcttagtccaatggttgcctgtaagtatctgcatctgtattagtcaggtgctggcagagcttctcagaggacagctatactaggctcctgtctgcaagcaatcttagcatcagcaatagttttgggggttggtgtctgcagatgggatggatccctacgtgaggctgtctctggatggcctttccttcagtctctgctccatttttttgtccatgtgtttcctttagacaggaacaattctgggtcaaaaattttgagtTGGGTGCacccatccctcaactgagggcTGCGACTATCTACTGGAGATTGTCTCtttaggttctatctccccactgttgggtatttcagctaatgtcatcccaatTGGGTCCTGGGACCCTCTtgcatccctggtgtctgggactttctagtggtttctcccccttcacccccaccccatttcccACCTCCACTACtaaatatttctattctttctcctggccctctggacttctctcatGTCTCTTCTCATACCTAATTCtgccccctctttttctctcctcctcccctctcccacccagacccctccctccttctacctctgtcttagttaggattttactgctgtgaacagacaccaaggcaagtcttataaatgacatttacttggggatggcttacaggttcagaggttcagtccattatcatcaagataggagcatggcagcatccaggcaggcatggtgcaggcagagctgagagttctacatcttcatctgaaggaagcCAGAAACAGACtgggcatcctcaggcagctaggaggagggtctgaaGCCCACtcttacagtgacacacttcctccaacaagtccacaacttttaatagtgtcactccctggaccaagcatatgcAATCACAACCtcccgtgattattttgttcccccttctaagtaggattgaagcatcacactttggtcttccttcttgttaagcttcatatattctgtgagttgtatcgtgggtattccacttatcagtgagtacatattatgtatgtccttttgggtttaagttacctctctcaggatgatacttttctagttccatccatttacctgcaaacttcacaaagtcatcatttttaataactgagtagtactccattctgtagatgtaccacattttctgtatccactcttccattgaaggacttctgggttgtttccagcttctggccaatataaataaggctgctatgagcacaGTGGAGCATGCTTTTAATATACTATAACAGATTCCATGGCAAAATCCTTTATGCACACTAAATGCCAAACGTTAGAAGGAAGGCACAGGTAGTTTAGGTTTTGACCAGAAATCTGATGATAGCAGTCTAGTTAGTCTAAGtctaaagttgattttttttttcaaggcagggtttctctgtataaccctggctgtcctggaactcactctatagaccaggttggcctcaaactcagaaatccatctgcctctgcctcccaagtgctgggatgtaagccgccttacccacccagtggaagtaaggaggcaaacaccgagctcttccccatgcagttttattagttttcttgtaatcttgcttgtttgttacatcttacttatttctacttacattttattagttacatcttgcttcttacatcttacttattactatttctacttactcctattcctattcttagttctattcctacatcttacttctattcttacatacttactcctatctaccatacttactcttctaccccatcaccagccctaattctacatacttacttactatctctacatacttactcttctaaatctacatcttacctctaacccatcaccagcccctAATACTACATatttactcctatctccacatacttactctctctccagtctctctccagcccccagcccttatgggttaaatactttccctggtcccaatcagcatcagctacgtggcaaagcataataggctgcgggaattcatgccagcttacatcacaaactagaggcactcagcttctccaactaagggcttgattatcaatgctctctgctctggctggagaccaggtgttcaatatatatgtatatagggtggcagctgcggctccccacactgggattaaaggtgtgcaccaccactgcctggctaaagttgattttttttcccttggctgCATTTATCCACACTGAACCTGGGACACTGGTGTCCTGAACTGCATTGACTCCTATGGCATCTAGTTACTTCCTTCTCATGTATGTCTGAAGCAATTTAGTGTAGACTGTCTTGAGTTTCGAGGTGTTTCTCCAACTGTTGGTTTTTGGGCAGTTTACATGCAAAGAAATCCTAGGTTTCTCCTGATTTTTAGCATGTGGCAGTGGCACACGGATCTGCTGCCGGTTTGCCTTAGTCACTGTTGTTTCGTGAGGTGAagccatgaccaagacaactcttacaaaagaaagcatttaactgggggcttgcttacagtttcggaggttcagtccatcatcgtggtagggaacatggcagcatgtatAGTGCTAGAGGAGTAGCTGACGTGAACATCCTGACTGGCAGGCTGAGTGAGAGAGAAGTAGGCATAACATGGGCTtctgaatcctcaaagcccacctccagtgacatactccctccaacaagactgcacctcctaatccttataatcctttcaaacaattccattccctggtgaccgagtattcaagtatatgagccttTAAGCAACCACAGCCACTGCTAGGCCTTTTGTCAGCCTGAGCTGTTGAAGCTCTTCCAGGAGAGTTTGCTCTCTGCCTTAGGTTTGTGGTTAGCATCTAATGCAGTTACTTGTCCAAACATCTTCTAAGTACCTCTTTATGCAGAgactctttaaaatttttgaaaattatcttatgttgtgtgtgttttgtctgcctgtatgtatgtgcaccacatgtgtgtttgGGGCCTGCCAGGGCAACCAATCCCCTGACACTGCAGTCAACATGTGGGTACAGAGAgccaaaccttggtcctctgccagacaagcactcttaaccactgagccatctcttcagccctagggCTTTTTTATAGGTTGAGGGATCATCACAGCTGTCGCATGTCCAGGCTGTCACTGTTTCCCACCTCAGTGTGTGCCCTGGTTCAGCTGCAGTGTCAGATGCACTGTTTGTAAGCAGATTCCTCAGCTCTTGCCATTCCTCTGTAACAGCAGCAGCTCTCATTCACACAGTTTTGGAGAGACCACATCTATTCATTCTATCACCTCACAACGATGATGAGCTAGGCATATGGCAGGTACTCAGTAGAAAGCTTTAAACGAATGGATTCCGAACCTTCTGTTTGAGTTCAATTCTAGCAGACACAAATCACCCAGTTTTAAGTATCCACCCCCCAAAACAGGCTATATAAACCCTAGCCATACCATCTGGACTatgcatgtttaaaaataacatttgtctAAACATATGCACTCGAGGTTTTACTAGTCCAGCCCTCATTCAGTGCTTGGGGAAAGAAGATTCTGTCTAAAGTAGCTGATAGGTCTACTCTTGCTtctgtacattgctttttaaACAGGACTTTCCCATGACATGCACAGACTGCACCCTTTCCtctattctgagacagggtcttgctaagatgtccaggctagcttcaaacttgctgTCCTGCCTACGCCTCTTGCCTGGCTTGTCTATGTCCTTATGGTTAAACATGAGCCAGTCAGTGGTCTGTTTCCAATTTTAAGAGCAAGGGTTTCATCTTACTTTAGGGTTTTTCAATCTTCCTTCACTTCAAACACTTCTCcccattatttttctctcatttaccATTtgtgttcagattttttttttcccttttggaagCTCTCTAAATTTCCTCACGTGATTTTTGTCAATATTTGCATTTATCCACccatccctgtctcaaaaagtagttTTTTCCCTTTGTAGCATTTAATACTATTATAATACAACACAATTAtgttaaatacatatgtatttattagcCTCTTCTACAAAACTTAAAGCTCTATGAACTAAAAACTGGTTTTTTCCTTCTTAACCACTCTATTGCTAGGCTCCTATACCTTGTATAAAGAAGGCATTCAATAGTCCCTGTTTCAgaaagcttttaatcccagttaAGTACCTTTTAAAGAGCAAGCTTGATGGTGAAGACAAAGGCTCACTGGTCAGAGAGAGGGAAGGTTAGGGCTGGGTGGGGGAGCAATGGAGGAATAAAGAAAGTGCTGGACATTCATAGGGAGGTTCCCCTACTCCAATCCCAACAGCCATTCCAATCTTAAACAAATCACTCAACAACAGTTTATTCATTCCATTATAGAATTAGGTATGCTTCAGACTACAAAACCAAGGCCATTATAATTTTGAAGGATTAGAATATTATCTTCAAGAAACCAGCCAGAGCTTAACTGAAGTGAACACGAACACAGGGTTGGTGTCTGCTGAGGGAAGTCCTGTGAAGACGAATACAGGGTTGATGTCTGCTGGGAGAAGTCCTGTTCCTCTAAGCCTCGGGAAGATACCGAGATGCACTTTCTTAGTCACCGAGGAAGGCGTTCTCTCTCTCCATGAGCTGGTACTATTTCCTCTTTGCAgctcttttcccttctcctttccttggtTTCCCCTTCCCACGGAGCTTCTTCAGACGTCTTTGCTCTTCTTTAAAGTCCTGATGCTCATCTCTGgatgaagaaggaaaaaactCAAAGAGCTGTGTTTACCACACTAGAGAAATGACAGTCTAGAACTGTTCTCTTAGGCTGTTGACTGTGGCTGTTCAGGGCATGTGCTTAGTTTGGTGAACAGAAAGTATAGAGGAACCAAGCTGTGGACTGGCTAGGTTATAAGAATTCAGGTGTCAGTATTCCTTATCAGACACAATAATACAAAGAAGAGAGAACTTCCAGGCGAGCCTCGGCAAACCTATGTATCTATAAGATACACTACCTAGTATTTCCCTATGTTAAGGCTAAAGACCTTGGATTAGAATCTCAGTattgaaaaagataaaaagactAAACATTGAGAGGAGTAAATCGTGAGTGTAAGTCTTCAGTTGCTGCAAGTCTTTCAGAGATTCTGACTGCCCTAGGAATTAGCATCTCCTAATACAGGCAGTTGTCCAGATCAGCCTGAATGGCAGCGGATGCTACTGGGAAGGGGTCAAGCACATGGAAAACAGACCAAGACAGGCATTAAAGGAGTCATGGCAGCCAGGACTAATTATACATGTGGACAGTGTAGACAGTGAAGACTTCTACAACTGCTTAAAGTGTCTACATTCTAAGACCAAATACCCAAAGAAAGTGCTTAGCATGTAAGCTGTGGAACTCACGTAAACCTGGCAGTAGAACACAGTTCCACCAGATACTAGCTCTGTGACTTTGGATACAAGACCTGGCTCTTTTTTGCAccttagtttcctcatctttAACTGGTTACATGAATAGCTTATGGCTTAAATGTACATTATTAATGGATTTAATAAAATggactaaatatataaaaaaagatctTTGCTGGGTCCAACTaagctgttttttaaaagattgactTTAaagaatttgatattttattccATGAATAAACACTGAATAAACAGAAATCTATATTGGGATTAGCTAGGAAAGGCAAATAATTCTCAATATAGCTATAATAATTCATCTAAAACAGATGTTGGATCATCTTGTCTAAACTCTGTTGCCCAGGGCACACTCCACAGACCCCTGTgaccttcctcctgcctcccagtcaCTGCCTTAGCCTAAACTATTCCTGGGTCATTGCAGGCACACTCCAGCCTCAGGAAGCCTTTGTTCACTCTTGCCTTTGTCCCACAGTTCTTTCCTAGGTCTCATCAGGTTCACTCAGTCCCCACGAGCCTTAGCCTAAACCTCCATGTCCTCTGTGGGGCTGACCCTGGCTGCCCTGCTTACCACAGACCTATCAGCACTCTGGATCCTGCTTAGCTagttctcccccccaccccccgcagcaGGTTCAACATTGTCACAAAACATATATGATGTATGACATCATTCCCCAGTCTTTGTTCTCCACCAGACAGAAAACTCTACAAAGCCTGCTAGCACGTCATGCTAGCTTGTTAACTGAGTGAATCAACTGTTCCGGGCGCTTacacttccctccctcttttgcAGGCCTTTACATCAGACTTTCTTTTTGAGGTGGCGTCTACATTCAACCTGTCTGATATTACAGATGGTCATGCACTGAAGACATCAATTTACCATTAACTACGGACTAAACACATACAAATAGCTTTGCTAGTCAATGAACAACTAAGTGTTTGGTATTTTTCCCATCTTCAAAGATAATTCCATCTCTGTTCTTCAAATCAACAAAAAGAATAGTACAAAGCAGCATATTAAGATAGTTGAATGTGATTTTGTTATGGGCTGTAACTTTCCATGGGATTTGgcttcttatattttattctgggtcataataaaattagtttttttttccccctgtggcaAGACTAAAGGCACAGGAGAGAGTCCCATACAATTGCAGACAGTCAGAAGCAGGTCGTACATTATAATTTCCAGTAACTTATTAATTTAGACTCTCCACTTGTTTTGTTCTTCGCTGCTCCTTTACTGTTCATCCTAAGTAGCATCACATGGAaagtacttaaaaaaatatgttggaTAAATGAATATACCAATGTTTAGCTCTCTGGAATGAGTATGTATCATGCTGtgctattaattttatattacaaCAAATAGTCCCAAATTAATGGTTAGGTCCAATTAaaacatgttatattttaaagatggtatgcaattaaattttatgaaatatactgttttaattctttgtaaGGAGCATGTATTAgtttggaaataaaaaagaaaggaaaaaatggctTTCTAggtattttatccttttttttgcCCCCCCACAAAGGTCTTAAGCACTCACTTTTTAGACCTATCAAACATATAAAACACagtatttaaaagttatataatttataaattaccCTTAAAAGTGAAATACAGCTTATTCAAGCCAAATTAATATATCAAAAAGGCACAAAATAAAATGCCAGAAGCGAGTGGGAGGAATAAGAATGTCAACGAAACTGCCACTGGCAGAGACCGGAGGCTCCTACACACCCAGTAAGAGGCAGAGCAGTATGGAGGAGGGGGCAGGACCAAGAACCAGCGGCTCTAGGAACCACGGTGCTTGAGGGGGTGGTGtgctggtgtggtggtggtggggtgttaTACCTCAACCACTTTGATCCATTCAACTGTCTCCATCCTTTTTAGAGCAGTTTTAAATGAAAGAACACAATTTGATGTCAGTTATACTTTACACATAAGcatatgtttctgtttgtttatgaATCAGGCAATTTtgactccccccctcccccttacCCTTTGATTCACCTGGACTCCCGTAAGAACCACAAAACTGTAGTGAGAGACAAGCTAATTGTTTtccttggctgctcttctaaaacCACCTCTCACAAAACCCTATCTTTCCCCGCTCATCACCTGTAAAGGCCAAGGAAACGGAGGGTGCCCATGAGCGCAAAATACGTGTTGTGATTTGGGTACCAGTCATAAGTCTCTTTCTTCTTGGCTAAGGGCTGCTCGCTGAACAGGTTCACCACTTTCATGGACTTTGAATCAGTAGGCCTGGCCACTTCACCAAAGATCCGGGCACTCAGACGAGACATGCGCAGTGCATACTCGGAAAGCGGAGACATTTCTTCAGCAGTAAAGAACAAGATTCCTATAGAAAAGGAGATTAATAGGTGAGCGTGAGAAATCGCACATTTCTCTAGTAAACATTTTAGAAAGTGAAAATATAGCAAGCCACCCATGAATTATTATGGGCCTTGGGCAGGATCTGCCCTGGGGCAGAGACGTGTCCACTCTACAGCTGCTTCTCGTCTCTGGCCTGCAGTTTTCACATTCTGTGTTCATGT carries:
- the Mrps33 gene encoding 28S ribosomal protein S33, mitochondrial — its product is MSPLSEYALRMSRLSARIFGEVARPTDSKSMKVVNLFSEQPLAKKKETYDWYPNHNTYFALMGTLRFLGLYRDEHQDFKEEQRRLKKLRGKGKPRKGEGKRAAKRK